A genomic segment from Luteibacter aegosomatis encodes:
- the minD gene encoding septum site-determining protein MinD, with translation MTEIIVVTSGKGGVGKTTTSASLATGLAIEGKKVAVIDFDVGLRNLDLIMGCERRVVYDFVNVVHGEATLKQALIKDKRHENLYVLAASQTRDKDALTREGVEKVLDELAKENFDFVVCDSPAGIEKGAHLAMYFADHAVVVVNPEVSSVRDSDRILGLLSSKTRRAEKGDAPIKQHLLLTRYNPNRVEAGEMLSVKDVEDILGISVVGVIPESENVLAASNAGVPVILDDNSNAGQAYKDTVARILGQERPLRFLEPVKKGFLKRVFGG, from the coding sequence CCAGTGCCTCCCTCGCGACCGGCCTGGCCATCGAAGGCAAGAAAGTGGCCGTCATCGACTTCGACGTCGGCCTGCGCAACCTCGACCTCATCATGGGTTGCGAGCGCCGCGTGGTGTACGACTTCGTCAACGTCGTGCACGGCGAGGCCACGCTCAAGCAGGCGCTCATCAAGGACAAGCGCCACGAAAACCTCTACGTGCTCGCCGCGTCGCAGACGCGCGACAAGGATGCGTTGACCCGGGAAGGCGTGGAGAAGGTGCTCGACGAGCTGGCGAAGGAAAACTTCGATTTCGTCGTCTGCGATTCGCCGGCCGGCATCGAGAAGGGTGCCCACCTGGCGATGTATTTCGCCGACCACGCCGTGGTGGTGGTCAACCCCGAGGTGTCCTCGGTGCGCGACTCCGACCGCATCCTGGGCCTGCTCTCCAGCAAAACCCGTCGCGCCGAGAAGGGCGATGCGCCGATCAAGCAGCATCTGCTGCTCACCCGCTACAACCCCAACCGCGTCGAAGCGGGCGAGATGCTCAGCGTGAAGGACGTCGAGGACATCCTCGGCATCTCCGTGGTGGGCGTGATTCCCGAATCGGAAAACGTGCTGGCCGCGTCCAACGCCGGCGTGCCGGTGATCCTCGACGACAACTCCAACGCCGGCCAGGCGTACAAGGACACCGTCGCCCGCATCCTCGGCCAGGAACGGCCGCTGCGCTTCCTCGAGCCGGTGAAGAAGGGCTTCCTCAAGCGCGTGTTCGGAGGCTAA
- the minE gene encoding cell division topological specificity factor MinE, with amino-acid sequence MGILDFLKRKPEPSAGVAKERLRIIVAQERSTRGGPDYLPLLRNELLEVIRKYVNVDVEAVNINLERDSGHEVLELSVALPDGKPGA; translated from the coding sequence ATGGGCATCCTCGATTTCCTGAAGCGCAAACCCGAACCGAGTGCCGGCGTCGCCAAGGAGCGCCTGCGCATCATCGTCGCCCAGGAACGCTCGACGCGCGGCGGCCCCGACTACCTGCCGCTCCTGCGTAACGAGCTGCTCGAAGTCATCCGCAAGTACGTCAACGTCGACGTCGAGGCCGTGAACATCAACCTCGAGCGCGACAGCGGACACGAAGTGCTCGAGCTTTCCGTCGCCCTGCCGGACGGCAAGCCCGGCGCATGA